Genomic DNA from Vanrija pseudolonga chromosome 3, complete sequence:
GCACGTCGAGTGGCACGGGGTCCTCGTTCTGCCCGAGGTCACTCCACTTCAGACAGTGGCCGAAGTCGTGGTCCGGGACACTGATGATGCGCGTATACTCGCGATGCTCGGGTGACTCGAGTGACGGCCACTCGGCGTCCGCTGGCATGATAACGTGGCCATACtgcgccttgagcttggcgaggcgtCGGGAAGCAGCgatgccgacgtcgccgctggTGGCGATGGCCGCTTCGAGGTCCTTGCGGCATAGGTGGGCGACAATGTCATCTTGCAGTTCGAGGGGAAGCGTAACCATGGTGAATGAATGGTTGACTGCAATGTATCATGGGCGCGTGTTGGACGCGACGTGAGTCGGGAGGAGGGACGCCACAACATTGTGCACGCGTTTCATCCCCTGCCCGCTGGTCTGGCCCCAAGGCTGCCGGTGCCTCCCCGCTCTGTTGCCACAATCACGTGCAACAACTCTTATACCTGACGGGATGGTTATTCGGAGCGGAGCCATACAAGGTTGTGCCAAGCGATGTTGGCTCCCAACGTGCGTAAGTGACTTGCGTTTGTCGGGGAGCATGTTTTGACCGTCGAGGGGCCAAGGTGACCGTGGCGTGACCTCGACCCACATCCCTTACCTTGTCACACACTCATGGTCCCTGGTGCACAACTGCTGCCACATCATGTCATGACCTGTCACGGAAACGCGTCAGGTTGGCCCATCAGTATGCATGAGCCGGTTGAATACCTGCCTCCTCATGGCCCAAAGTCGTGTATGCATTAAGGCGCTCTCAGCACCTGCTGTAGGTATCGTCGTGATAGCTCGGTCGTGGATGCAAGCCAAATAAGGTTGTGACATGCTCAGAGCTTAAGCCTTGTTGCGCTTCCAGAAGGGAGacttcttctcgtcgagctcgtgctcgtcaatgtggccgtcgtggtggatgccgtcgtcgtggtggatgccgtcgtcgtggtgggcggcggcgcgggccttGTCAcggtggcagcagcagcactggATGAGGACAAAGATGATGGAGAAGAGGAGCAGGATCGTGGCGACAACAGTGATCCAAGTGGCAGCGCCGTACTTGGCGTGGCCGAGGTTGTTCTTGTTGATGTGGCTCTTGACGACACCAAAGATGGCAAAGTCGAGGGCCATGGCGACCAGGCTGCAGACAAAGGCAAGGAAGGcaatgacggcggcgagaatGTTGCCAAACTTGTGCGAGATGAGGGCAATGACGAAGCCGATGAAGGCGAGACCGGCGGCAATGGCGTGGACAATCAGAGCCTTGGTGAGGCCGTTGATGCTGTTGTTGACGAGGTCCCAGTTGCTGATCTCGCCGAGGACATTCTGGATGTTGTAACCCAGGTGCTTGGGCGAGCAGGTATCGATCCCAGCCGTGTTACACCATCCAAGCACACCGAAGCGGTAGACGCGGCTGCCGGAATTGACGGTGGCAAGCGAGAGGTTGTTGACAACTGGTGTCGAGACTGGTGCGTGTTAGCGGCTATGCAAAAGTGTTGCCACTCACTCGTCGAGACGATCAGCAGCACGGCGCTGATGagaagcagcagcgagcCAAAGTTGTTGAAGAGACCCATGGTTGAGGTTTTGCTGTGGTGGTCGTTGAAGGTCGTGAGGTGGTGTGAAAAACGATCAAACGTGGGATGGCCAACTGACCGTGATCCTCGCTCGCCTTGGCCAATATGTACTGCGCTGCGTTTGCGCGTTTGCTGGGGAGGTCACACAGGTGGTCGCCAAGACGGGGTTTCAGGCTCGACCCGCGGTCTCGAAGCGCTCAACGGCACAACCAGACGACAAGAACTCGGTCCGCCAACCGCCTCTCGCCACCTCGTCTCCTACAGACAGCCCAAGGGTCTGTCCCTCCGCGTGCCAACATCTCGAATAGCAGCAAAGGGGGCACACTGCAGAGGCATTGCACCTGCGACGAGGCACGCGGCACGACCTTTGCTTCCCTAGCCCAATTCGGGCTCGTTGCCAGGCAGTAGGTAGGACGGGGGGACTGTTCTAAACACAGTGGCATTGCTGGATCCATCCCAGCAAACACTGACGTCGTGAGGGTCTGGTCTCTGATGTTGTGCCTCCCCCGTGCCCTTCGCCTGCCTGGCCCTTTGTCCCAAAGTGCGCACCGCGTGACTTGACGTAACAGGGTCCAGAGTGTAATGCCTCGCCGGGGCATGAGCTCCGAGGAAGTAGTCGAGATCCAAGTTCGTTTCGGAAGCAAGACCCCGATTGCACCCTCGGAAGTTTGGGCAACCAACAATCCAACTAGCGCGACTAGGTCGATCCTCTGGACCCTGCGAGATGAAGCAAGAAGCTCGacggaggagggggaggcaTAAACAACTGCAGTGTCGGGGAACGACAACGAGAGAACAAGGCATGCACACAACGTCACTTTACGCCAGATTTCAAACCAGGACCAGGACGTCAGCTGGGGTCAG
This window encodes:
- the prr-5_0 gene encoding pH-response regulator protein palI/prr-5; the encoded protein is MGLFNNFGSLLLLISAVLLIVSTISTPVVNNLSLATVNSGSRVYRFGVLGWCNTAGIDTCSPKHLGYNIQNVLGEISNWDLVNNSINGLTKALIVHAIAAGLAFIGFVIALISHKFGNILAAVIAFLAFVCSLVAMALDFAIFGVVKSHINKNNLGHAKYGAATWITVVATILLLFSIIFVLIQCCCCHRDKARAAAHHDDGIHHDDGIHHDGHIDEHELDEKKSPFWKRNKA